A part of Pantoea vagans genomic DNA contains:
- the spoT gene encoding bifunctional GTP diphosphokinase/guanosine-3',5'-bis pyrophosphate 3'-pyrophosphohydrolase translates to MYLFESLNQLIEKYLPEEQIKRLQQAYLVARDAHEGQTRSSGEPYITHPVAVACILAEMKLDHETLMAALLHDVIEDTPATYQDMEQLFGKSVAELVEGVSKLDKLKFRDKKEAQAENFRKMIMAMVQDIRVILIKLADRTHNMRTLGSLRPDKRRRIALETLEIYSPLAHRLGIHHLKTELEELGFEALYPNRYRVIKEVVKAARGNRKEMIQKILSEIDGRLQEAGIPCRVSGREKHLYSIYRKMTLKEQRFHSIMDIYAFRVIVKDLDTCYRVLGQMHSLYKPRPGRVKDYIAIPKANGYQSLHTSMIGPHGVPVEVQIRTEDMDQMAEMGVAAHWAYKQAGESGTTAQIRAQRWLQSLLELQQSAGSSFEFIESVKSDLFPDEIYVFTPEGRIVELPTGATPVDFAYAVHTDIGHACVGARVDRQPYPLSQSLTSGQTIEIITAPGARPNAAWLNFVVSSKARAKIRQLLKNLKREDSVNLGRRLLSHALGGSRKLAEIPAENIRQELDRMKLTSLDDLLAEIGLGNAMSVVVAKNLLQADSKTISSNSKRGKLPIKGADGVLITFAKCCRPIPGDPIVAHVSPGKGLVVHHESCRNIRGYQKEPEKFMPVEWDKVTEQEFVAEIKVDMFNHQGALANLTAAINTAGSNIQSLNTEERDGRVYSAFIRLTARDRVHLANIMRKIRVMPDVIKVHRNRN, encoded by the coding sequence AGCTCGACCATGAAACCCTCATGGCCGCGCTGCTGCATGACGTGATCGAAGATACGCCAGCTACTTATCAGGACATGGAACAGCTGTTCGGTAAAAGCGTGGCGGAGCTGGTCGAAGGCGTTTCCAAGCTGGATAAGCTGAAATTCCGCGACAAGAAAGAAGCGCAGGCAGAGAACTTCCGCAAGATGATTATGGCGATGGTGCAGGATATCCGCGTCATTCTCATCAAGCTGGCTGACCGCACCCACAATATGCGCACCCTGGGGTCATTACGTCCGGACAAACGTCGCCGCATCGCACTGGAAACGTTAGAGATTTACAGTCCGCTGGCGCATCGCCTGGGTATTCACCATCTTAAAACGGAGCTGGAAGAGCTCGGTTTTGAGGCTCTCTACCCGAACCGCTATCGGGTGATTAAAGAGGTGGTGAAAGCCGCGCGCGGTAATCGTAAAGAGATGATCCAGAAGATTCTTTCTGAGATCGATGGCCGTCTGCAGGAAGCGGGCATTCCCTGCCGCGTCAGCGGTCGTGAAAAGCATCTTTACTCGATCTACCGCAAAATGACGCTTAAAGAGCAGCGTTTTCACTCGATCATGGATATCTATGCCTTTCGCGTCATCGTGAAAGATCTGGATACCTGCTATCGCGTTCTGGGCCAGATGCACAGCTTGTATAAGCCGCGTCCGGGCCGCGTAAAAGATTACATCGCCATCCCCAAAGCTAACGGCTATCAATCGCTCCATACCTCCATGATCGGTCCGCACGGCGTGCCGGTTGAAGTGCAGATTCGCACCGAGGATATGGATCAGATGGCGGAAATGGGGGTCGCTGCGCACTGGGCGTATAAACAGGCGGGCGAAAGTGGCACTACCGCACAGATTCGCGCTCAGCGCTGGCTGCAAAGCCTGCTGGAGCTGCAGCAGAGTGCGGGCAGTTCGTTTGAATTTATCGAAAGCGTGAAGTCCGATCTCTTCCCGGATGAGATCTACGTCTTTACGCCTGAAGGCCGCATTGTTGAGCTGCCAACCGGCGCGACGCCGGTGGACTTCGCCTATGCGGTTCACACCGACATCGGCCATGCCTGCGTCGGCGCACGCGTTGACCGTCAGCCTTATCCGCTGTCGCAATCCCTGACCAGCGGACAGACGATTGAGATCATCACCGCGCCAGGCGCCCGTCCCAACGCCGCCTGGCTCAACTTTGTCGTCAGCTCCAAAGCCCGCGCCAAAATTCGCCAGCTGCTGAAAAACCTCAAGCGTGAAGACTCGGTTAATCTGGGTCGCCGTCTGCTCAGCCATGCGCTGGGCGGCAGCCGTAAACTGGCGGAGATCCCGGCGGAGAACATCCGGCAGGAGCTGGACCGTATGAAGCTGACCTCGCTTGACGATCTGCTGGCGGAAATTGGTCTGGGCAATGCGATGAGCGTGGTCGTGGCGAAGAACCTGCTGCAGGCAGACAGCAAGACCATCAGCAGTAACAGTAAGCGCGGTAAGCTGCCGATCAAAGGCGCTGATGGCGTGTTGATTACGTTCGCTAAATGCTGCCGACCGATTCCCGGTGATCCGATTGTTGCTCATGTCAGCCCTGGCAAAGGACTGGTGGTGCATCATGAATCCTGTCGCAATATCCGCGGCTACCAGAAAGAGCCGGAAAAATTCATGCCGGTCGAGTGGGATAAAGTCACCGAGCAGGAGTTCGTGGCAGAAATCAAAGTCGACATGTTCAACCATCAGGGCGCACTGGCGAACCTGACGGCAGCAATCAACACGGCCGGTTCCAATATTCAGAGCCTGAATACCGAAGAGCGTGATGGCCGCGTCTACAGCGCCTTTATCCGCCTGACCGCACGCGACCGTGTCCATCTGGCGAATATCATGCGTAAAATTCGCGTGATGCCGGATGTGATCAAAGTCCACCGTAACCGTAATTAG